One region of Pseudomonas glycinae genomic DNA includes:
- a CDS encoding EAL and GGDEF domain-containing protein produces the protein MSNVTPPASVSSTQPAPGSSLRGTLKGALATLVLLLLALLFWQLLDQLRETQKNQRQYTIDYTADLAAQVSLNMALNAQIALNLLPIVEQPQSADEQQALLRKLQKSLPDLRSLALLSPSGKILSDSATDSQDADYLSDLVRRSRAQAHYFSNDDDGSVVHLLLHQASGSTRGYWALRLTPTFFKALTKQGETGIRPLWLVENRINHQIISRDEAMPIGSTSVLTPDDLANSVLTVPLSSSDWQLRGLFDRQHVLEQLLPAFIGKCLLGLALSLLPFIALLNMRRRQRQVHEGRRRYQDIFEGTGVALCVLDLSGLKQLFEKAQIQTSDQLKAWLDQPAQRQQLLQELRVTEVNQVALQLLNVNSCDHAWQLLIDGQPHSQCAIGNQVLDAVLQQQKQLELEIKLPDINGRDQHLWLVLRLPQEQHDYKAVILSINDITSRKLIELSLLEREGFWSDVVRTVPDHLYVQDVISQRMIFSNHHLGQTLGYNRTELHQMGEYFWEILLHPEDADYYHRSRQMQRHAGYSQLLQCQLRFRHRDGKWRRFDIREQALARDKHDQVTRIIGVAKDITEQIEASESLRDSEQRYRMLAESISDVIFSTDSQLSLNYVSPSVQAVLGYDAEWIFQNGWQSTIANPQQLSGIYHLMDRVSKALGKPEQLVTLRSQVQTQMFLFDCLRADGRKIPIELRLVLVWDEHGAFEGVLGVGRDISQQRRAEKDLRMAATVFEHSTSAILITDPAGYIVQANEAFSRVSGYAVSEVLDQLPNMLTVDEQQDAHLRYVLKQLHQHSTWEGEVWLKRRNGEHYPAWVGITAVLDDEGDLASYVCFFSDISERKASEQRIHRLAYYDALTHLPNRTLFQDRLHTALQSAERQKSWVVLMFLDLDRFKPINDSLGHAAGDRMLKDMATRLLACVDDDDTVARMGGDEFTLLLQHRSSREMALNRAIHVAEQILASLVRPFVLEGREFFVTASIGIALSPQDGNELSQLMKNADTAMYHAKERGKNNFQFYQADMNASALERLELESDLRHALEQNEFVLYYQPQFSGDGKRLTGAEALLRWRHPRRGLVPPGDFIPVLEELGLVVDVGDWVISEACRQLKTWHQSRVRVPKVSVNISARQFSDGQLGTRIATILKETGLPPACLELELTESILMREVSEAMQILAGLKNLGLSIAVDDFGTGYSSLNYLKQFPIDVLKIDRTFVDGLPSGEQDAQIARAIIAMAHSLNLAVIAEGVETHEQLDFLREHGCDEVQGYLFGRPMPAGRFEAQFSNDALFMFD, from the coding sequence TTGTCCAATGTCACTCCGCCAGCTTCTGTGAGCAGCACCCAACCGGCGCCCGGCTCGTCCCTGCGCGGAACATTGAAAGGCGCGCTGGCGACATTGGTGCTGTTGCTGCTCGCGCTGCTGTTCTGGCAACTGCTCGATCAACTGCGCGAAACCCAGAAAAACCAGCGCCAGTACACCATCGATTACACCGCCGACCTCGCCGCCCAGGTCAGCCTGAACATGGCGTTGAACGCGCAGATTGCCCTCAATCTGCTACCGATCGTCGAACAACCGCAGTCGGCCGACGAACAGCAGGCGCTGCTGCGCAAACTTCAAAAGTCGCTGCCCGACCTGCGCAGCCTGGCCCTGCTCAGCCCCTCCGGAAAAATCCTCAGCGACAGCGCGACTGACAGCCAAGACGCCGATTACCTCAGCGATCTTGTACGCCGCAGCCGCGCTCAGGCGCATTACTTCAGCAATGACGACGACGGCTCGGTGGTGCATCTGCTGTTGCATCAGGCCAGTGGCAGCACTCGCGGTTACTGGGCACTGCGGCTGACACCCACCTTCTTTAAAGCACTGACCAAACAGGGCGAAACCGGGATCCGTCCTCTGTGGCTGGTAGAGAATCGCATCAACCATCAGATCATCAGCCGCGACGAAGCGATGCCCATCGGCAGCACCAGCGTCCTGACCCCGGACGATCTGGCCAACAGCGTGCTGACCGTGCCGCTGAGCAGCAGCGACTGGCAACTGCGTGGCCTGTTCGACCGCCAGCACGTGCTCGAACAACTGCTGCCGGCGTTCATCGGCAAATGCCTGTTGGGCCTGGCGCTCTCGCTGCTGCCGTTTATCGCACTGCTCAACATGCGCCGCCGTCAGCGTCAGGTGCATGAAGGGCGTCGGCGTTATCAGGATATTTTCGAAGGCACCGGCGTGGCGTTGTGCGTGCTGGATCTTTCGGGGCTCAAGCAGCTGTTCGAAAAGGCCCAGATCCAGACCAGCGACCAGCTCAAGGCCTGGCTCGACCAGCCCGCGCAGCGCCAGCAATTGCTCCAGGAACTGCGCGTTACCGAGGTCAACCAGGTTGCGTTGCAACTGCTCAACGTCAATTCCTGCGACCACGCCTGGCAATTGTTGATCGACGGCCAGCCGCACAGTCAGTGCGCCATCGGCAATCAGGTGCTCGACGCCGTACTCCAGCAGCAGAAACAGCTGGAACTGGAAATCAAGCTCCCGGACATCAATGGCCGCGACCAGCATCTGTGGCTGGTGCTGCGCCTGCCGCAGGAGCAGCACGACTACAAGGCCGTGATCCTGAGCATCAACGACATCACCAGCCGCAAACTGATCGAACTGTCGCTGCTGGAGCGCGAAGGTTTCTGGTCGGACGTGGTGCGCACCGTGCCGGATCACCTGTACGTGCAGGACGTGATCAGCCAGCGGATGATCTTCAGCAACCACCACCTCGGCCAGACCCTCGGTTACAACCGCACCGAACTGCATCAGATGGGCGAGTACTTCTGGGAAATCCTTCTGCACCCGGAAGACGCCGACTATTACCACCGCTCGCGGCAGATGCAGCGTCACGCCGGTTACAGCCAGTTGCTGCAATGCCAGCTGCGCTTCCGCCACCGCGACGGCAAATGGCGGCGCTTCGACATTCGTGAACAGGCGCTGGCCCGGGACAAGCACGATCAGGTGACGCGGATCATCGGCGTGGCCAAGGACATCACCGAGCAGATCGAAGCCAGCGAATCCCTGCGTGACAGCGAACAACGCTACCGGATGCTCGCCGAAAGCATCAGCGACGTGATTTTCTCCACCGACAGCCAGCTGTCGCTGAACTACGTCAGCCCGTCGGTGCAAGCGGTGCTGGGCTATGACGCCGAGTGGATTTTCCAGAATGGCTGGCAATCGACCATCGCCAACCCGCAGCAACTGAGCGGCATCTATCACCTGATGGATCGGGTCAGCAAAGCTCTGGGCAAACCCGAGCAACTGGTGACTTTGCGCAGCCAGGTGCAGACCCAGATGTTCCTGTTCGACTGCCTGCGCGCCGACGGTCGCAAGATCCCGATCGAACTGCGTCTGGTGCTGGTGTGGGACGAACATGGCGCGTTCGAAGGCGTGCTCGGGGTCGGCCGCGACATCAGCCAGCAGCGCCGCGCCGAGAAAGACCTGCGCATGGCGGCCACGGTATTCGAGCACTCGACCTCGGCGATCCTGATCACCGACCCGGCCGGTTACATCGTCCAGGCCAACGAGGCGTTCAGCCGGGTCAGCGGTTACGCGGTGAGCGAAGTGCTCGACCAGTTGCCGAACATGCTGACCGTCGACGAACAGCAGGACGCGCACCTGCGCTACGTGCTCAAGCAGTTGCATCAGCACAGCACCTGGGAAGGCGAAGTCTGGCTCAAGCGCCGTAATGGCGAGCATTACCCGGCGTGGGTCGGCATCACCGCCGTGCTCGACGACGAGGGCGATCTGGCCAGTTACGTGTGTTTCTTCAGCGACATCAGCGAGCGCAAGGCCAGCGAGCAGCGGATTCACCGCCTCGCCTACTACGACGCCCTGACCCACCTGCCGAACCGCACGCTGTTCCAGGATCGTCTGCACACCGCGTTGCAATCGGCCGAACGGCAGAAGTCGTGGGTGGTGCTGATGTTCCTCGACCTCGACCGTTTCAAACCGATCAACGACTCCCTCGGCCACGCCGCCGGCGACCGCATGCTCAAGGACATGGCCACCCGGCTGCTGGCCTGCGTCGACGATGACGACACCGTGGCGCGGATGGGCGGCGACGAATTCACCCTGTTGCTGCAACACCGCTCCAGCCGCGAGATGGCGCTGAACCGTGCGATCCATGTGGCCGAGCAGATTCTCGCCAGCCTTGTGCGGCCGTTCGTGCTGGAGGGTCGCGAATTCTTCGTCACCGCCAGCATCGGCATCGCCCTGAGCCCGCAGGACGGCAATGAACTCAGCCAGTTGATGAAGAACGCCGACACCGCGATGTACCACGCCAAGGAGCGCGGCAAGAACAACTTCCAGTTCTATCAGGCCGACATGAACGCCAGTGCGCTGGAGCGCCTGGAACTGGAAAGCGATCTGCGCCACGCGCTGGAGCAGAACGAATTCGTGCTGTATTACCAGCCGCAGTTCAGCGGCGACGGCAAACGCCTGACCGGCGCCGAAGCCCTGCTGCGCTGGCGTCATCCGCGTCGCGGACTGGTGCCGCCGGGGGACTTCATTCCGGTGCTCGAAGAACTCGGGCTGGTGGTGGACGTCGGCGACTGGGTCATCAGCGAAGCCTGTCGCCAGCTCAAAACGTGGCACCAGAGCCGCGTGCGCGTGCCGAAGGTCTCGGTGAACATTTCCGCCCGGCAGTTCTCCGACGGCCAGCTCGGCACGCGGATCGCCACCATCCTCAAGGAGACCGGCCTGCCGCCGGCGTGCCTGGAGCTGGAGCTGACCGAAAGTATCCTGATGCGTGAAGTCAGCGAGGCGATGCAGATTCTTGCAGGCCTTAAAAACCTCGGCCTGAGCATTGCGGTCGACGACTTCGGCACCGGTTATTCGTCGCTGAACTACCTCAAGCAATTCCCGATCGATGTGCTGAAAATCGACCGCACCTTCGTCGACGGCCTGCCGTCCGGCGAGCAGGACGCGCAGATTGCCCGGGCGATCATCGCCATGGCTCACAGTCTGAATCTGGCGGTGATCGCCGAGGGTGTGGAAACCCATGAACAACTGGACTTCCTGCGCGAGCATGGCTGCGACGAGGTTCAGGGTTATCTGTTCGGGCGACCGATGCCGGCGGGACGGTTCGAGGCGCAGTTCAGCAATGATGCGCTGTTCATGTTCGACTGA
- the glyA gene encoding serine hydroxymethyltransferase codes for MFSRDLTIAKYDADLFAAMEQEAQRQEEHIELIASENYTSPAVMEAQGSVLTNKYAEGYPGKRYYGGCEYVDVVEQLAIDRAKELFGADYANVQPHAGSQANAAVYLALLSAGDTILGMSLAHGGHLTHGASVSSSGKLYNAIQYGIDANGLIDYDEVERLAVEHKPKMIVAGFSAYSQILDFPRFRAIADKVGAYLFVDMAHVAGLVAAGVYPNPVPFADVVTTTTHKTLRGPRGGLILARANADIEKKLNSAVFPGAQGGPLEHVIAAKAICFKEALQPEFKAYQQQVVKNAQAMAGVFIERGFDVVSGGTQNHLFLLSLIKQEISGKDADAALGKAFITVNKNSVPNDPRSPFVTSGLRFGTPAVTTRGFKEAECKELAGWICDILADLNNEAVIDAVREKVKAICKKLPVYGA; via the coding sequence ATGTTCAGCCGTGATTTGACTATTGCCAAGTACGACGCCGATCTTTTTGCCGCCATGGAGCAAGAAGCCCAGCGCCAGGAAGAACACATCGAGCTGATCGCTTCGGAGAACTACACCAGCCCAGCGGTGATGGAAGCTCAAGGCTCGGTTTTGACCAACAAGTACGCCGAAGGCTACCCGGGCAAGCGCTACTACGGCGGTTGCGAGTACGTCGACGTTGTTGAACAGCTGGCCATCGACCGCGCCAAAGAGCTGTTCGGCGCCGATTACGCCAACGTTCAGCCGCACGCCGGTTCCCAGGCCAACGCCGCTGTCTACCTGGCCCTGCTGTCGGCCGGTGACACCATCCTGGGCATGAGCCTGGCTCACGGCGGTCACCTGACCCACGGCGCCAGCGTTTCCTCCTCCGGCAAGCTGTACAACGCCATCCAGTACGGCATCGATGCCAACGGCCTGATCGACTACGACGAAGTCGAGCGCCTGGCGGTCGAGCACAAGCCGAAAATGATCGTGGCCGGTTTCTCTGCCTACTCGCAGATCCTCGACTTCCCGCGCTTCCGCGCCATCGCCGACAAGGTGGGCGCGTACCTGTTCGTCGACATGGCTCACGTGGCCGGTCTGGTCGCCGCTGGCGTCTACCCGAACCCGGTTCCATTCGCTGACGTCGTGACCACCACCACCCACAAGACCCTGCGCGGTCCACGTGGCGGCCTGATCCTGGCTCGCGCCAACGCCGACATCGAGAAGAAGCTGAACTCCGCCGTATTCCCGGGCGCCCAGGGTGGCCCGCTGGAGCACGTGATCGCCGCCAAAGCGATTTGCTTCAAGGAAGCACTGCAGCCTGAGTTCAAGGCTTACCAACAACAAGTGGTGAAAAACGCCCAGGCCATGGCCGGCGTGTTCATCGAGCGCGGTTTCGACGTGGTTTCAGGCGGCACTCAAAACCACCTGTTCCTGCTGTCGCTGATCAAGCAGGAAATCTCCGGTAAAGACGCCGACGCCGCTCTGGGCAAAGCGTTCATCACCGTGAACAAGAACTCCGTGCCAAACGACCCACGCTCCCCGTTCGTCACCTCCGGCCTGCGCTTCGGTACTCCGGCCGTGACCACTCGCGGCTTCAAAGAGGCAGAGTGCAAAGAGCTGGCAGGCTGGATCTGCGACATCCTGGCTGACCTGAACAACGAAGCGGTGATCGACGCTGTTCGTGAGAAAGTCAAAGCCATCTGCAAGAAACTGCCGGTGTACGGCGCTTGA
- a CDS encoding C4-dicarboxylate transporter DctA, with product MLRWCSRSIFLQVVLGLMLGIVCGLTLPEYSAQLKPLGDGFIKLIKMLIGLIVFCVVVSGISGAGDLKKVGRIGLKSVIYFEVLTTIALVIGLVFAFTTGIGSGANIHLEQLSAADMGDIAERGQHMHTTTQFLMDLIPTSVLGAFAENNILQVLLFSVLFGSALNLVGEAASGISRLINELSHVIFRIMGMIVRLAPIGVFGAIAFTTSKYGLDSLQHLGSLVGLFYLTCIAFVALILGLVMRLSGLRMWPLLKYLREELLIVMGTASSDAVLPQIMRKLEHLGIGSSTVGLVIPTGYSFNLDGFSIYLTLAIVFIANATGTPLAMTDLLTILLVSLITSKGAHGIPGSALVILAATLTAIPAIPVVGLVLVLAVDWFMGIGRALTNLIGNCVATVAIARWEKDIDVQRANKVLNGEQGYNFQPRKTVAQAAAKEF from the coding sequence ATGCTCAGATGGTGCTCGCGCTCAATCTTCCTCCAAGTGGTTCTCGGACTGATGCTCGGCATCGTCTGCGGGCTGACCCTTCCCGAATACTCGGCCCAGCTCAAACCGCTTGGCGACGGCTTCATCAAACTGATCAAGATGCTCATCGGCCTGATCGTGTTCTGTGTAGTGGTCAGCGGCATCAGTGGTGCCGGCGATTTGAAGAAAGTCGGGCGTATCGGCCTCAAGTCGGTGATCTACTTCGAAGTACTGACCACCATCGCCCTGGTGATCGGTCTGGTGTTCGCCTTCACCACCGGGATCGGCAGCGGCGCCAACATCCATCTGGAGCAGCTGTCCGCCGCCGACATGGGCGACATCGCCGAACGCGGCCAGCACATGCACACCACCACTCAGTTCCTGATGGACCTGATCCCGACCTCGGTACTCGGCGCCTTTGCCGAGAACAACATCCTGCAAGTGCTGTTGTTCTCAGTGCTGTTCGGCAGCGCGTTGAATCTGGTGGGCGAAGCCGCTTCCGGGATCTCGCGGCTGATCAACGAGCTGAGCCATGTGATCTTCCGGATCATGGGCATGATCGTGCGCCTGGCTCCGATCGGCGTGTTCGGCGCCATCGCCTTCACCACCAGCAAATATGGCCTGGATTCGCTGCAACACCTGGGCAGTCTGGTCGGCTTGTTCTACCTGACCTGCATCGCCTTCGTCGCGCTGATTCTCGGTCTGGTGATGCGCCTCTCCGGCCTGCGCATGTGGCCGCTGCTCAAGTACCTGCGTGAAGAACTGCTGATCGTCATGGGCACTGCGTCCTCCGATGCCGTGCTGCCGCAGATCATGCGCAAGCTGGAACATCTGGGCATCGGCAGCTCGACCGTCGGGCTGGTGATTCCCACCGGTTACTCGTTCAACCTCGACGGCTTTTCGATCTACCTGACCCTGGCCATCGTGTTCATTGCCAACGCCACCGGTACGCCGCTGGCCATGACCGATCTGCTGACGATTTTGCTGGTGTCGCTGATTACCTCCAAAGGCGCCCACGGCATTCCGGGTTCGGCGCTGGTGATTCTGGCGGCCACGCTGACGGCCATCCCGGCGATTCCGGTGGTCGGCCTGGTGCTGGTGCTGGCGGTGGACTGGTTCATGGGCATCGGCCGGGCGCTGACCAACCTGATCGGCAACTGCGTCGCCACCGTGGCCATCGCCCGCTGGGAAAAGGACATCGATGTGCAACGGGCGAACAAGGTGCTCAACGGCGAGCAGGGCTATAACTTTCAGCCGAGAAAAACCGTCGCTCAAGCGGCGGCCAAAGAATTCTGA
- a CDS encoding FadR/GntR family transcriptional regulator, producing MITSSTVVNSVVEKLRDALARGQWRSGEMLPGQRELAEQLGISRPSLREAVIVLETLGLVRSMPGKGVVVLDAQASDSQSHENAVAGASLEDVLQLRYTLEPFIVGLVAQSISSKEVGQLRLTLMDMREALEAGDSEAGVSAYIAFHEELFTLTSNPIFQSVVQQTSNALKQSAEVLRNSPEHLAERLEENEAVVRAIRSKNSAQASAEMRRHILREGQRMGIELNIPDDNLSH from the coding sequence GTGATTACTTCATCAACCGTCGTCAACTCAGTGGTAGAAAAACTCCGGGACGCGCTGGCCCGTGGTCAGTGGCGCTCCGGGGAGATGCTGCCGGGTCAGCGCGAACTGGCCGAACAACTGGGCATCAGCCGCCCGAGCCTGCGCGAAGCGGTGATCGTGCTGGAAACCCTCGGCCTGGTGCGCTCGATGCCGGGCAAAGGCGTGGTAGTGCTCGATGCCCAGGCCAGTGACAGCCAAAGCCACGAAAACGCGGTAGCCGGCGCCAGTCTCGAAGACGTGCTGCAACTGCGCTACACCCTCGAACCGTTCATCGTCGGTCTGGTGGCGCAGTCGATCAGCAGCAAGGAAGTCGGGCAACTGCGCCTGACCCTGATGGACATGCGCGAAGCCCTCGAAGCGGGCGACAGTGAGGCCGGCGTCAGCGCCTACATCGCCTTCCACGAGGAATTGTTCACCCTGACCTCGAACCCGATTTTCCAGAGCGTGGTGCAACAGACCAGCAACGCCCTCAAGCAAAGTGCCGAAGTGCTGCGCAATTCGCCGGAGCACCTGGCCGAACGCCTTGAGGAAAACGAAGCCGTGGTGCGCGCGATCCGCAGCAAGAACAGCGCCCAGGCCAGCGCCGAAATGCGCCGGCACATCCTGCGTGAAGGTCAGCGGATGGGCATCGAGCTGAATATCCCGGATGACAACCTGAGCCACTGA
- a CDS encoding GntR family transcriptional regulator produces MNSLATPSHPRPTSTALPFSRLHAPVDDLYPRLFDAILEQRIDATSRFTEESLKQMFGVSRADVRRVLTQLSHEQIIVLRANHRPRVAAPDPEQTRQALHARRLAENTLVRLACQHVQAEDLKRLRALIEYERQAVDKDRRGATIRLSGEFHLQLAKMARNAPLAHFLSTLVPLTSLAIARCTKQTHRCCAWQEHLALVEVLERKDVSRAGMLMNRHLEHLEQTLLGEALEHCVAG; encoded by the coding sequence ATGAACAGTCTTGCCACGCCGTCGCACCCTCGCCCGACCTCGACGGCCCTGCCCTTCTCCCGCCTGCACGCGCCGGTGGACGATCTGTATCCGCGCCTGTTCGATGCGATCCTCGAACAGCGTATCGATGCCACCAGCCGTTTCACCGAAGAAAGTCTCAAGCAGATGTTCGGTGTCAGCCGCGCCGATGTGCGTCGGGTGCTGACCCAACTGTCCCATGAACAGATCATCGTGCTGCGGGCCAACCACCGACCACGGGTGGCCGCGCCGGACCCCGAGCAGACGCGCCAGGCCCTGCATGCCCGGCGCCTGGCCGAGAACACGCTGGTGCGGCTGGCTTGTCAGCATGTGCAGGCTGAAGATTTGAAGCGCCTGCGAGCGTTGATCGAATACGAGCGCCAGGCTGTTGATAAAGATCGACGCGGGGCGACGATTCGCCTGTCCGGAGAGTTCCATTTGCAGTTGGCGAAAATGGCGCGGAATGCACCGTTGGCGCACTTTCTCAGCACCCTGGTGCCGCTGACGTCGCTGGCGATTGCGCGATGCACTAAGCAGACGCACAGATGTTGCGCGTGGCAGGAGCATCTGGCGTTGGTTGAGGTGTTGGAGCGTAAAGATGTTTCCAGAGCCGGTATGTTGATGAATCGGCATTTGGAACATCTTGAGCAGACGTTGCTGGGTGAAGCCCTCGAACATTGTGTTGCTGGCTAA
- the yjiA gene encoding GTPase — protein MLSSPIPVTVLSGFLGAGKTTLLRHLLKAEHGLKIAVIENEFSDAGIDSQLLGDEPVQVMTLANGCVCCTIHTDLTKALYLLLERLDSGEIAFDRLVIECTGLADPAPVAQTFFIDEELRERYLLDGIITLVDAAHAELHLTQTIAQAQIGFADRLLVSKTDLVDEAAFTALSERLTRINRRAPIRVVEHGNIDLAELLDVRGFNLNADLGGGVSLRPVSKAPSIDRISSLVLRTDQPLDIDQLSEFMNELLEEHGKQLLRYKGVLNIAGEDRRLVFQGVLKLYGFDWDTEWAEGETRESVIVFIADDLPEEKIRAGFARVAAG, from the coding sequence ATGTTGTCTTCTCCAATACCTGTAACGGTGCTCAGCGGTTTCCTCGGCGCCGGCAAAACCACTTTGCTGCGCCATCTGTTGAAAGCCGAGCACGGCCTGAAAATCGCCGTGATCGAAAACGAATTCAGCGACGCCGGTATCGACAGCCAATTGCTGGGCGACGAGCCGGTGCAAGTCATGACCCTGGCCAACGGCTGCGTCTGCTGCACCATCCACACCGACCTGACCAAAGCCCTGTATCTGCTGCTCGAGCGGCTGGACAGCGGCGAAATCGCCTTTGATCGGCTGGTCATCGAATGCACCGGTCTGGCCGACCCGGCCCCGGTGGCGCAGACCTTTTTCATCGACGAAGAACTGCGCGAGCGTTACCTGCTCGACGGCATCATCACCCTGGTCGACGCCGCTCATGCCGAGCTGCACCTGACTCAGACTATCGCCCAGGCGCAGATCGGTTTTGCCGACCGCTTGCTGGTGAGCAAGACCGATCTGGTGGACGAGGCCGCGTTCACCGCGCTCAGCGAGCGACTGACCCGCATCAACCGCCGGGCACCGATTCGCGTGGTCGAACACGGCAACATCGATCTGGCTGAATTGCTCGATGTACGCGGTTTCAACCTGAATGCCGATCTCGGCGGCGGGGTGAGCTTGCGGCCGGTGAGCAAGGCGCCGTCCATCGACCGGATTTCCAGTCTGGTGCTGCGTACCGACCAGCCGCTGGATATCGATCAGCTCAGCGAGTTCATGAATGAATTGCTGGAAGAGCACGGTAAGCAATTGCTGCGGTACAAGGGCGTGTTGAACATCGCGGGCGAAGATCGGCGGCTGGTGTTCCAGGGCGTTCTGAAACTCTACGGCTTCGACTGGGACACCGAGTGGGCGGAAGGCGAAACGCGAGAAAGCGTGATCGTGTTTATCGCCGATGATCTGCCGGAAGAGAAGATCCGGGCGGGGTTTGCCAGGGTGGCGGCAGGCTGA
- a CDS encoding YbdD/YjiX family protein, which yields MFNDLSRLGKYLGQAARLMVGMPDYDTYVEHMQTKHPDKPVMSYEMFFRERQEARYGGKGGPKCC from the coding sequence ATGTTCAATGACCTGAGTCGCCTCGGTAAATACCTCGGTCAGGCCGCGCGCCTGATGGTCGGCATGCCCGACTACGACACCTACGTCGAGCATATGCAGACCAAACACCCGGACAAACCGGTGATGAGCTACGAGATGTTCTTTCGCGAACGTCAGGAAGCCCGTTACGGTGGCAAGGGTGGGCCGAAGTGCTGTTGA